The proteins below come from a single uncultured Dethiosulfovibrio sp. genomic window:
- a CDS encoding beta-ketoacyl-ACP synthase III, translated as MSLIVGRPVQVVSTGMAVPSKTLDNHQLSKVVDTTDQWIVERTGIKLRHIASEGENASDLASCACRHALEKAGVSADTVDMIVVATNSPDTLFPAVSCRVQGIIGAVNSGAMDVQSGCNGSISAMSVGASGIASGLWNRVLVVGVEVLSRLIDWSDRSTCILFGDGAGAVLLEAGSKKGMLSCDLRADGTLCDYITLPAGLSALPASDETVREKKHFVSMKGNEVFKFTQRVLPGYLSEVCAKVGLAPEDIDWWVFHQANMRIVEGVLRRLKVDRSKSIDNLDRYGNTSAASVFIALDEGYKDGRIVSGKGQKVLVTSFGAGMTYGAFVFES; from the coding sequence ATGTCGTTGATAGTAGGTCGCCCGGTCCAGGTGGTCTCCACCGGTATGGCGGTGCCGTCTAAAACCCTGGATAATCACCAACTTTCCAAGGTAGTCGATACCACCGATCAGTGGATAGTGGAGAGGACCGGTATAAAGCTAAGGCACATCGCCTCTGAGGGAGAGAACGCCAGCGATCTCGCCTCCTGTGCGTGCCGTCATGCCCTTGAAAAAGCCGGTGTCTCCGCTGATACCGTCGACATGATCGTAGTGGCAACCAATTCCCCTGATACCCTTTTCCCTGCGGTTTCCTGTAGGGTCCAGGGTATTATAGGGGCAGTCAACTCTGGGGCTATGGATGTCCAGTCCGGCTGTAATGGGTCTATTTCCGCTATGTCGGTAGGGGCGTCTGGAATAGCCTCGGGCCTATGGAACAGGGTTTTAGTGGTAGGGGTCGAGGTCCTTTCCAGACTCATCGATTGGAGCGATCGGTCTACCTGTATCCTTTTCGGCGATGGAGCAGGTGCTGTGTTGCTCGAGGCGGGCTCTAAAAAAGGCATGTTGAGCTGTGATCTCAGGGCGGACGGCACTTTATGCGATTATATAACCCTTCCTGCCGGTCTTTCCGCCCTTCCTGCGTCCGATGAGACCGTAAGAGAAAAAAAACATTTTGTGTCGATGAAGGGAAACGAGGTCTTTAAGTTTACCCAGAGGGTTCTCCCTGGATATCTTTCGGAGGTCTGTGCAAAGGTCGGTTTAGCTCCTGAGGATATAGATTGGTGGGTCTTCCATCAAGCGAACATGAGGATAGTCGAAGGGGTTCTCAGGAGACTTAAGGTGGACAGGAGCAAATCCATAGATAACCTGGATAGATACGGCAACACTTCCGCTGCATCTGTTTTTATAGCCCTAGACGAGGGGTATAAAGACGGTCGGATCGTCTCTGGAAAGGGGCAGAAGGTCTTGGTCACCAGTTTCGGTGCTGGCATGACCTACGGAGCTTTTGTATTTGAATCGTGA